In Microbacterium enclense, one genomic interval encodes:
- the uvrB gene encoding excinuclease ABC subunit UvrB → MQATRSVRPFEVISEYSPSGDQPQAIADLAARINAGETDVVLLGATGTGKSATTAWLVEQVQRPTLVLAHNKTLAAQLANEFRELMPNNAVEYFVSYYDYYQPEAYVPQTDTFIEKDSSINAEVERLRHSTTNSLLSRRDVVVVSTVSCIYGLGAPEEYLRAMVALQVGERYDRDALIRKFISMQYNRNDVDFSRGNFRVRGDTIEIIPVYEEYAIRIEMFGDEIEALYTLHPLTGDVIEKMDSVPIFPASHYVAGTETVQRAIGTIEHELAERLKEFESQGKLLEAQRLRMRTTFDLEMLQQLGFCSGIENYSRHMDGRVAGEPPHTLLDFFPDDFLLVIDESHVTVPQIGAMYEGDASRKRTLVDHGFRLPSAMDNRPLRWDEFKERVGQTVYLSATPGRYEMGIADGVVEQIIRPTGLVDPEIIVKPSKGQIDDLLEEIRVRVERDERVLVTTLTKKMAEELTDFLGEHGVRVRYLHSDVDTLRRVELLTELRAGVYDVLVGINLLREGLDLPEVSLVAILDADKEGFLRSGTSLIQTIGRAARNVSGEVHMYADKITDSMRNAIDETERRREKQIAYNTENGIDPQPLRKKIADITEVLNREATDTKKLLARTDKAGKGKSPTPQLRRTGIAAEGADQLESTIADLTQQMLAAAGELKFELAGRLRDEVQDLKKELRAMERAGHA, encoded by the coding sequence ATGCAGGCCACGCGATCCGTTCGTCCCTTCGAGGTCATCAGCGAGTACAGCCCGTCCGGTGACCAGCCGCAGGCCATCGCCGACCTCGCCGCGCGCATCAACGCGGGCGAGACCGACGTCGTGCTGCTGGGTGCCACCGGTACCGGCAAGTCGGCGACCACGGCCTGGCTCGTCGAACAGGTCCAGCGTCCGACGCTGGTGCTGGCGCACAACAAGACTCTGGCGGCGCAGCTGGCGAACGAGTTCCGCGAACTCATGCCGAACAATGCTGTGGAGTACTTCGTCTCGTACTACGACTACTACCAGCCCGAGGCCTACGTCCCGCAGACCGATACGTTCATCGAGAAGGACTCCTCGATCAACGCCGAGGTCGAGCGTCTTCGCCACTCCACGACGAACTCGTTGTTGTCGCGTCGCGACGTCGTCGTCGTCTCGACCGTGTCCTGCATCTACGGCCTGGGCGCCCCGGAGGAGTACCTGCGCGCGATGGTGGCGCTGCAGGTGGGGGAGCGGTACGACCGCGACGCGCTGATCCGCAAGTTCATCTCGATGCAGTACAACCGCAACGACGTCGACTTCTCGCGCGGCAACTTCCGCGTGCGGGGCGACACGATCGAGATCATCCCGGTGTACGAGGAGTACGCGATCCGCATCGAGATGTTCGGCGACGAGATCGAGGCGCTCTACACGTTGCACCCGCTCACGGGCGACGTCATCGAGAAGATGGACTCGGTCCCGATCTTCCCCGCTTCGCATTACGTCGCCGGGACCGAGACGGTCCAACGCGCGATCGGCACCATCGAGCACGAACTGGCCGAGCGGCTGAAGGAGTTCGAGTCGCAGGGCAAGCTGCTCGAGGCTCAGCGTCTGCGCATGCGCACGACCTTCGACCTCGAGATGCTGCAGCAGCTGGGGTTCTGCTCCGGTATCGAGAACTACTCTCGCCATATGGACGGCCGGGTGGCCGGCGAGCCGCCGCACACCCTCCTCGACTTCTTCCCCGATGACTTCCTCCTCGTCATCGACGAGTCTCACGTCACAGTGCCCCAGATCGGCGCGATGTATGAAGGTGACGCGTCACGAAAGCGCACGCTCGTCGACCACGGCTTCCGTCTGCCGAGCGCCATGGACAACCGCCCTCTGCGGTGGGACGAGTTCAAGGAGCGCGTCGGGCAGACCGTCTATCTCTCCGCCACGCCGGGGCGTTACGAGATGGGCATCGCCGACGGCGTCGTCGAGCAGATCATCCGTCCCACGGGACTCGTCGACCCGGAGATCATCGTGAAGCCCTCGAAGGGGCAGATCGACGATCTGCTGGAAGAGATCCGTGTGCGCGTCGAGCGTGACGAGCGGGTCCTCGTGACGACGTTGACGAAGAAGATGGCGGAAGAGTTGACGGACTTCCTCGGCGAGCACGGCGTGCGGGTGCGCTATTTGCATTCCGACGTCGACACGCTGCGTCGCGTCGAGTTGCTCACCGAGCTGAGGGCGGGCGTCTACGACGTGCTCGTCGGCATCAACCTTCTGCGTGAGGGCCTCGACCTCCCCGAGGTCTCTCTCGTGGCGATCCTGGATGCCGACAAGGAGGGCTTCCTGCGCAGCGGGACCTCGCTCATCCAGACGATCGGTCGCGCGGCGCGCAACGTCTCGGGCGAGGTGCACATGTACGCCGACAAGATCACGGACTCCATGCGCAACGCGATCGACGAGACCGAACGTCGCCGGGAGAAGCAGATCGCGTACAACACGGAGAACGGCATCGATCCCCAGCCCCTGCGGAAGAAGATCGCAGACATCACCGAGGTCTTGAACCGCGAGGCGACCGACACCAAGAAGCTTCTGGCGCGCACGGACAAGGCGGGCAAGGGCAAGTCGCCGACGCCTCAGCTGCGCCGCACCGGCATCGCCGCGGAGGGGGCCGACCAGCTCGAGTCGACGATCGCGGACCTGACCCAGCAGATGCTGGCGGCGGCCGGTGAGCTGAAGTTCGAACTCGCCGGGCGGCTCCGCGACGAGGTCCAAGATCTGAAGAAGGAGCTGCGAGCGATGGAGCGGGCCGGGCACGCCTGA
- the coaE gene encoding dephospho-CoA kinase has product MPLLALTGGIASGKSTIAALLRDRGAVIVDADAIVRDVQSPGSPVLDAIAREFGPEVITDDGALDRAALGSRVFGHPDRLAVLNSLVHPAVRAESERRFHEARLADPDAVVVYDVPLLAEACGGDQWDLVVVAHAPADVRARRLVENRGSSEDEARARIGSQASDEERLRLADVVIDTTGDMEETRRQVDELWGRIARDR; this is encoded by the coding sequence GTGCCTCTTCTCGCTCTCACCGGCGGCATCGCGTCGGGCAAATCGACGATCGCGGCCCTGCTGCGCGATCGCGGCGCCGTCATCGTCGATGCCGACGCGATCGTGCGCGACGTGCAGTCGCCGGGGTCGCCGGTCCTCGACGCCATCGCGCGGGAGTTCGGACCCGAGGTGATCACGGACGACGGCGCGCTGGATCGGGCCGCTCTCGGCTCCCGCGTCTTCGGTCACCCGGATCGGCTGGCGGTGCTGAACTCTCTGGTCCATCCCGCCGTGCGCGCGGAGTCGGAGCGACGTTTCCACGAGGCTCGTCTCGCCGACCCGGATGCCGTCGTCGTCTATGACGTCCCCCTGCTCGCCGAGGCGTGCGGCGGGGATCAGTGGGACCTGGTCGTCGTCGCCCACGCCCCCGCTGACGTACGGGCGCGCCGTCTGGTGGAGAATCGCGGGTCGAGCGAAGACGAGGCGCGCGCGCGGATCGGGTCGCAGGCCTCCGACGAGGAGAGGCTGCGGCTGGCTGACGTGGTCATCGACACCACCGGCGACATGGAGGAGACGCGGCGTCAGGTCGACGAGCTCTGGGGGCGGATCGCACGCGACCGCTGA
- a CDS encoding response regulator, with protein MPNPNVAVVVEDDADIRSLIVAILEQAGFDVHPASGGLEGISLVDRHDPGVTTLDVSMPGIDGFETARRIRAFSATRILMVSARADETEERAGRDAGADDYLTKPFRPRELRDRVRLLVTGEGADGA; from the coding sequence ATGCCGAACCCGAATGTCGCTGTCGTCGTCGAAGACGATGCCGACATCCGCTCTCTGATCGTCGCCATCCTCGAGCAAGCCGGTTTCGACGTGCACCCGGCCTCGGGTGGGTTGGAAGGGATCAGCCTGGTCGATCGCCATGATCCGGGGGTCACGACGCTGGATGTCAGCATGCCGGGTATCGACGGGTTCGAGACGGCTCGCCGGATTCGCGCCTTCAGCGCGACGCGCATCCTCATGGTGAGCGCGCGCGCCGACGAGACCGAAGAAAGAGCGGGACGCGACGCCGGCGCCGACGACTACCTCACGAAGCCGTTCCGACCGCGCGAGCTCCGCGATCGCGTTCGCCTCCTGGTCACCGGCGAGGGCGCCGACGGCGCGTAG